From the genome of Tenrec ecaudatus isolate mTenEca1 chromosome 1, mTenEca1.hap1, whole genome shotgun sequence:
AGAAGACTAGGTGTGGCTGACAGTgaaagccctaaatccatttaaGTCTCCATATAGattcagcctccattgaattctttcaagACATTGTGAatagccttgccctcaggcagagtgtgttTGAAAGTGGATTTCTACAGTTCCCTTAGCCAGTCCTGGGATCCTCCTCCTTAGGAACTTGCCTGGATGAGCCCATGACAGAATTTGGGGTGCTCGGGTCCGCATGCTCATGACTCATACCTGGACTCCCTTTGTCCCAGTGCCCTGAGTCAATCttgaaaacttttttaaaaatctattttagtGTGTGGAATCCAGTGATTCCATCTTTTCCTGCTGCTGCAGTTCTGCCTGCAACTGATGTATCCATCTGTCACCAATCacgcttttgtgacagtttcctttcttTGTACCCCATGTCCTAATTGAGTGACCTCATTTCTGTAAATCCCAGCCTCCTGCTGGTCTCCCACAtcagtgggtttttttctttctcttcctgttcTAAGACTTAATGGAAGTGTCTACAAATTGCATTTGAACCTGGGACCTTTTTCCCTCCCCAATAAGCAGCTGAGTTGTTAATCTCTGTGCCCGGAGGGCTTCTTAACCATAGGCACAGAGGTTAGGAATTAGAATACATGGTCTCTTTCTACCTCTACAGGAGCcgaggtggtatagtgggttgccCTATGAACTACCAATGAATGAcacagtcagtagtttgaaagcatgagtttggttttcttatttGAAGATATGACCCTGTAACGGGTAAACAAGGGCATATTCAGGAGTTTTACTTAAATCAGATGGGAAAGCTTCCTTACTTGCAGAAAGAACATGAAGAATTCATAAAACACGCTGTTTACTCGGACCACAGGGTTCAGACAAAATTCAACATTGTCAATTTAAAGGAATTCAATAAGCGGAAAGGAGGGGGTAAAATGCTGTAATCTCAACAGTAACACTGGCATGCAAAGTCCTTATTTGGTGAAGACAGAGATTTGCAAGTCTCATTAAAAGCCATCCCTCCCTAAATGAGTGAGTCAGCAGTGCTTAGGCAGCCTGTTTCTGTCAGGAGCTCCCAGCACCTTTCAATGCTCACTGGCAATTTCTTGTCAAATCGAGTCACTTCTGTTTCCCTATAGATGCCCCTGAGACAGGCTTTGCAGCCTGGGTGACTAGTGACACGTGGTATTTGAATGGCAATAGTTTTATGTGCTAAACTGAGGGACTGGATGAGAATGTAATGCAGCTAAAGTCTCTGTGCTCATAATTATGGGTCTGGAAAGCCAACTCCGATGGGGAGACCTTTATggttatgagatataaataaTTCTTAATACACATTCTCATGTCTGAACACATTCCCTCCAATAACCCCTGGTAAGGATATGTCATAGAGACTACCATATAAGGTATCTCTTACCTGTGTCTGCCTATTCCGTGCCTGGAGGTTATCTATGGATAAGAGCAATCTGGTTCTTTCTACAGCTAACCCATGAAATGTAGCAAACCCTCTCCTGACTTCTCTTGCTGATACTGATCAGATTGCTTACCTGGGAAGGGCTCAGGGGTGTTTGTCAACTAGCAAGTGAAATATCTGATCACTATTACTCCAAAGGCTTCCTAACATGTCTGGTTGCTTACATTTGACCTTTACACGAGTTACTTTCAGAATTTTACTAAGGGCTCATGGAATCTGTGGGTTTCCACAACTAACACCATCGTTTCCCGGTGAAGCGGCAGCTGATGGCTTTTAACttggaccttgcagatcgcagcccaacatgtaaccactacgccaccaggactcctaagggATCGAGAAGGGAGATTTTAAATTGCCAATAAtcccatttttttaaagttctgtaTTAGTCTACGTCGTGTTACATCCTTTTTCTGCAGATGTGGGTGGCTCTAAAAAGAGCCTTTGGTTTGGATGGGAATTCTCAGTTGCCGCAGAGGAATTCCATCTTTTACTTGCCCTTAGCCTTGTGGTGGCTCTCGGTCTTCTTGGGCAGCAGCACGGCCTGGATGTTGGGCAGGACGCCGCCCTGCGCGATGGTGACTTTGCCCAGCAGCTTGTTGAGCTCCTCGTCGTTGCGGATGGCCAGCTGCAGGTGGCGCGGGATGATGCGCGTCTTCTTGTTGTCGCGCGCCGCGTTGCCCGCCAGCTCCAGGATCTCGGCCGTCAGGTACTCCAGCACGGCCGCCAGGTACACGGGCGCGCCGGCCCCGACCCGCTCGGCGTAGTTGCCCTTGCGGAGCAGGCGATGCACGCGGCCCACCGGGAACTGGAGGCCGGCGCGGGAGGAGCGGGTCTTGGCCTTGGCGCGAGCCTTGCCGCCTTGCTTGCCGCGTCCAGACATATTTCCGTTGTTCCAGGTACAAGAATCAGAACTAACTGCTCAGCAGTAGtactttttataatcattttcagGCGCGAAAAAAGAAGTCGTGTCATTGGTTAAGTTTGTAGCCACTGCTTAACCAATGGAAATGTCccattgtatatatttttgttctgattggGCAAAAATCAAGTTCTGGCGTCATTATGACGTATCACCAATCAGACACTAGGTTCTTAATTCTTCCTTATTTGCATGAAATTTTctataaaaagaaaagacatgCTTGTAGCTTTACATCTCTGTTGAGAGACTTGTTCTGCTTTTACTCAACATGCCTGAGCCATCCAAGTCGGCGCCCGCCCCGAAGAAGGGCTCCAAGAAGGCGGTGACCAAGGCGCAGAAGAAGGACGGCAAGAAGCGCAAGCGCAGCCGCAAGGAGAGCTACTCCATCTACGTGTACAAGGTGCTGAAGCAGGTCCACCCGGACACCGGCATctcgtccaaggccatgggcatcATGAACTCGTTCGTGAACGACATCTTCGAGCGCATCGCCGGCGAGGCGTCCCGCCTGGCGCATTACAACAAGCGCTCGACCATCACGTCGCGGGAGATCCAGACGGCCGTGCGCCTGCTGCTGCCCGGGGAGCTGGCCAAGCACGCCGTGTCCGAGGGCACCAAGGCCGTCACCAAGTACACCAGCGCCAAGTGAGCAAGCAGTAAATTGGCAGTAAACGCACAATAAAACGGCTCTTTTAAGAGCCACCATCCATTCACAGAAAAGGCTGGTGCTTGTTTTTGTCCTTGGTACCGCTTAAACCTTACTGAAACCTTAGTAATTACTAGAAAACCTTTATTACATGGCAAAGCTACTTGTTCCAGTTTTGCATTGTATAACTGTTTGCTGCGAAAAGATAAAATAGGTCTAATATTTGATGTTTCCAAAGCCTGGTGGAAATAGTGGCTCTGAGCTTTTATCAGTTAGGGATCTTACACACTTTTGAAAATGAATTGGAAGTTGCAAGCAAATCCAAGCTTAGGTCTCATTGAGCCCGACCCCGAACATGCGCGGGCAGTTTGAATTTGTCTGGGGAGCGTTGATTGGCTGGCAGCGTTCTGGATCTGTGCCGACCGCTGACTGCTATGCGCATGCTGAATCAGACCCGATCTACAGCACTTGAGAATAATTCCTTTTAGACAATCTTTATTTTCTCCATAGGACTCCCGACTTCTCCGGAATGATTTTTACTATTTGCCTGGAATTTATGTTTCCAAGGGAAATGCAATTCCCAGCTTGGGAAAGTTTAGCGCCGccgtgtggtgtagtggttagggctTGAGCTGCGATCCAGCGGGAGCTCCGCGGaacaagactgggctttttatgccagtaaacagttacagctccGGAAACCTACAGGAGGTCGCtgagtccgcattgactcgatggcagtgagtttgatttttgaagTGGGTGGAGTGGTTCTATTTAGGAAACTTGCCTTTACCAGATATTCGAGTTAACACCACCTCACCAGAGGAAATAAGTGCAATGAAGGCCGTGGTGACGGTGCTTATTGTCTCTTCTGAAACAAATCAATCTATTGTAGAGTTTTACCTTTGACATTCTAAATACTGCTTCTGACTGCCTGGAACCACCAGGGAAAAAGTTCCAATTCATCAGGTAAATGAGAACCAATTATTCACCAAATTGTATTGTTTCTCATAATCTATTCAAAATCAGCCAAGTTAGGCCCCTTTTAGGTAAAAAGCCAGAGTCTGAAAAGCTGATCtactatgaatggatttgggtttaggtaatttaaataaattagtaCCTAATGTATTTAAAGCCTCCACATCTAAAATGGATCCACATGTCTGAAACAATGATTagttaaatcattttctttttgattCAATTCCTACACCTCTTTTCAAGGTCTACTGTAATCTTACCAGTTCTCTGAAATTTCTGCCTTTTCTTAAGCTGCTGTGTTTAACACCTAAACATTTGGAAAGGGCTTTCACATAGTTTTCTTACAACTGGTTTGTTGTATGTACGATGTATGTAGTTAGGAAGTGTACGTTCACTATGTCGTGAAAAAGAGGGAACAAAAtccaagcctttcttcttttCCATTGCTAATGATAACTGGGTCTTGTGGATAGATACAAAATAGAAGATTTGTAGGCCATGATTTGTGGCTCAGgggagaaaagagaccccaacTTAAAGTTTAATTTATAAAGACCCTAAGCCTGAAACAGGACAAACAATCTGGATGAGATTGATTATCAGCACAAGGCCATAAAGCTTTTGCAATGTGGTCGTTTAAACAGGATCTACAGAGCAGATGAAACACAAAACCATGATAAGGGGCAGCTAAACTCATACCAGTTTCAGATGGGATGACAGAAACTGGAAAGGGACCCCGATTGGAATACATACACTCTTTCACATGGAAAAGTTTCTAAAATTGGCTCATGTCCCTCGGATCATGGCTAGACTGCCCTAGTACCCCAAATCCCATCAAGAACACACCCAAGAAAGTCCTGCAGGCCTAGACTGCCCCTCTCTGCACTGGTTAGGGTGCCTCAAGGGAGAGGGTTTCACTTTAAAGGCCAGGAAGAATTGAATGCAGTTTCAATCTATGTCAAACTCAAAAAGCTAAGACCAACAAGTTAATTGCAGagaggaactgcccctgtaggcttcTGAAACTAGAAATCACAGGAGTAGAATTTTATCCTCCACAACA
Proteins encoded in this window:
- the LOC142427885 gene encoding histone H2B type 1-J-like; protein product: MPEPSKSAPAPKKGSKKAVTKAQKKDGKKRKRSRKESYSIYVYKVLKQVHPDTGISSKAMGIMNSFVNDIFERIAGEASRLAHYNKRSTITSREIQTAVRLLLPGELAKHAVSEGTKAVTKYTSAK
- the LOC142427859 gene encoding histone H2A type 1; amino-acid sequence: MSGRGKQGGKARAKAKTRSSRAGLQFPVGRVHRLLRKGNYAERVGAGAPVYLAAVLEYLTAEILELAGNAARDNKKTRIIPRHLQLAIRNDEELNKLLGKVTIAQGGVLPNIQAVLLPKKTESHHKAKGK